The following are encoded in a window of Eleutherodactylus coqui strain aEleCoq1 chromosome 12, aEleCoq1.hap1, whole genome shotgun sequence genomic DNA:
- the LOC136587024 gene encoding uncharacterized protein yields the protein MGKPYDYTSSTTGKPYDYTSSTTGKPYDYTSSTTGKPYGYTSSTMGKPYGYTSSTTGKPYDYTSSTTGKPYDYTSCTMGKPYDYTSSTTGKPYGYTSSTTGKPYGYTSSTTGKPYGYTSSTTGKPYGYTSSTMGKPYGYTSSTTGTPYGYTSTTTRKPYYYTSNTTGKPCDYTSSTIGKPYGYTSSSTGKPYDYTSCTMGKPCDYTSSTTGKHYGYTSSTTGKPYGYTSSSTGKPYGYTSSTTGKPYYYTSSTTGKPYDYTSSTTGKPYGYTSSTTGKPYDYTCCTTGKPYGYTSSTTGTPYGYTSSTMGKPYGYASSTTGKLYVYTSSTTGKPYGYTSSTTGKPYGYTSCTMGKPYGYTSSTTGKSYGYTSSTTGKPYGYTSCTMGKPYGYTSSSMGKPYGYTSSSTGKPYGYSSSTTGKPYGYTSSTGKPYGYTSSTTGKSYGYTSSTTGKPYGYTSCTMGKPYDYTSSTTGKPYGYSSSTTGKPYGYTSSTGKPYGYTSSTTGKPYGYTSSTTGKPYGYTSSTTGKPYGYTSSTTWKPYGYTSSTTGKPYDYTSSTMGKPYGYTSSTMGKPCDYTSSTTGKPYGYTSSTMGKPYGYASSTMGKPYGYTSSTTGKPCDYTSSTTGKPCDYTSSTTGKPYDYTSSTTGKPYGIPAAPRVNPIIIPAAPRVNPMVYQQHHG from the coding sequence ATGGGTAAACCCTATGATTATACCAGCAGCACCACGGGTAAACCCTATGATTATACCAGCAGCACCACGGGTAAACCCTATGATTATACCAGCAGCACCACAGGTAAGCCTTATGGTTATACCAGCAGCACCATGGGTAAACCCTATGGTTATACCAGCAGCACCACGGGTAAACCCTATGATTATACCAGCAGCACCACGGGTAAACCCTATGATTATACCAGCTGCACCATGGGTAAACCCTATGATTATACCAGCAGCACCACGGGTAAACCCTATGGTTATACAAGCAGCACCACGGGTAAACCCTATGGTTATACCAGCAGTACCACGGGTAAACCCTATGGTTATACCAGCAGCACCACGGGTAAACCTTATGGTTATACCAGCAGCACCATGGGTAAACCCTATGGCTATACCAGTAGCACCACGGGTACACCCTATGGTTATACCAGCACCACCACGCGTAAACCCTACTATTATACCAGCAACACCACGGGTAAACCCTGTGATTATACCAGCAGCACAATAGGTAAACCCTATGGTTATACCAGCAGCTCCACGGGTAAACCCTATGATTATACTAGCTGCACCATGGGTAAACCCTGTGATTATACCAGCAGCACCACGGGTAAACACTATGGTTATACCAGCAGCACCACGGGTAAACCCTATGGTTATACCAGCAGCTCCACGGGTAAACCCTATGGTTATACCAGCAGCACCACAGGTAAACCCTACTATTATACCAGCAGCACCACGGGTAAACCCTATGATTATACCAGCAGCACCACGGGTAAACCCTATGGTTATACCAGCAGCACCACGGGTAAACCCTATGATTATACCTGCTGCACCACGGGTAAACCCTATGGCTATACCAGTAGCACCACGGGTACACCCTATGGTTATACCAGCAGCACCATGGGTAAACCCTATGGTTATGCCAGCAGCACCACGGGTAAACTCTATGTTTATACCAGCAGCACCACGGGTAAACCCTATGGTTATACCAGCAGCACCACGGGTAAACCCTATGGTTATACCAGCTGCACCATGGGTAAACCCTATGGTTATACCAGCAGTACCACGGGTAAATCCTATGGTTATACCAGCAGCACCACGGGTAAACCCTATGGTTATACCAGCTGCACCATGGGTAAACCCTATGGTTATACCAGCAGCTCCATGGGTAAACCCTATGGTTATACCAGCAGCTCCACGGGTAAACCCTATGGTTATTCCAGCAGCACCACGGGTAAACCCTATGGTTATACCAGCAGCACGGGTAAACCTTATGGTTATACCAGCAGTACCACGGGTAAATCCTATGGTTATACCAGCAGCACCACGGGTAAACCCTATGGTTATACCAGCTGCACCATGGGTAAACCCTATGATTATACCAGCAGCACCACGGGTAAACCCTATGGTTATTCCAGCAGCACCACGGGTAAACCCTATGGTTATACCAGCAGCACGGGTAAACCTTATGGTTATACCAGCAGCACCACGGGTAAACCCTACGGTTATACCAGCAGCACCACGGGTAAACCCTATGGTTATACCAGCAGTACCACGGGTAAACCCTATGGTTATACCAGCAGCACTACGTGGAAACCCTATGGTTATACCAGCAGCACCACGGGTAAACCCTATGATTATACCAGCAGCACTATGGGTAAACCCTATGGTTATACCAGCAGCACCATGGGTAAACCCTGTGATTATACCAGCAGCACCACAGGTAAACCCTATGGTTATACCAGCAGCACCATGGGTAAACCCTATGGTTATGCCAGCAGCACTATGGGTAAACCCTATGGTTATACCAGCAGCACCACGGGTAAACCCTGTGATTATACCAGCAGCACCACGGGTAAACCCTGTGATTATACCAGCAGCACCACGGGTAAACCCTATGATTATACCAGCAGCACCACGGGTAAACCCTATGGTATACCAGCAGCACCACGGGTAAACCCTATTATTATACCAGCAGCACCACGGGTAAACCCTATGGTATACCAGCAGCACCACGGGTAA